The nucleotide sequence GATTTAAGCAACTTTAAGAAGTTTTTTGATATCCCAATCTGTTTCACCGGCAATTCTTTTTAAAATCTCCTTATAAATTTTCAAACCCGGCGACAGGGCCAATACTTTATTTATTCCTGCTATTACTGCTTCTTTTGAAATTTTCTCCGTATTGGTTAACCCGCCGAAAGAAGGAAGCACTTCAGGAAGGTTAACTTCCCTGGCCTGCGCAATTTTTAATTTTATCTGATCAATCGAATTTGTCTTGCAGACAAATTTTACCACGTCAACTTCGTCTTTTCTTCTGTCTTCGTAATTTAAAAGATCGACCAGAGAATCCAACCCGAATATAAGCACCGGGGTGTAATTTATTTTTTGCCCGGGTTCCAGGGCATCCTGGGCAGTAACAAAATCCTCCAGCATTTTCATTTCATAGGTCTCCCGGTCTTTTTCATTCTCTCCCGGGTACACAAATGCAATAAGTTCATTTGGGGTGTCTATATAAAGAATAAAATGTTCTACATAAAAAAAATCGCCGCAGGCGGGGCATTTAAGAATATTTATTTCCCCGCCCAGCAAAAGATCCCGCATTTCAGGGTTCTGCTGGACATTTATTGAACTTACAACTTCCGTACGGAAAGTTTCACCGCAAGGGCATTTAACTTCTTCAAAAACTGTTAACGACATAAAATTTTAATCCTTCAGGAGGTCAGCAATTTTGGCTTCAAGTTCGCTTAATTGGAAGGGTTTTACAAAATATGCATCAGCGCCCAGTCTTTGGCCCAGGCCGCCATCAATCTCTTTGCCTCTGGCGCTGAGAATAATAACCTTAGGCACTTTTTCTACATAAATTCCTTCTGTAACAATTTCTGAGAGAACATTGTACCCTGTTTTTTTAGGCATCAAAAGGTCCAGAATCAGTAAATCTGGTTTCTCCAGTGAAATTTGCTTAAGGGCTTCTTCACCGTTATTTGCCGTAATGACAGTATAATTCCGCTCAAGCCTTGCCTTTAATATCTCAACCAAAATCTGTTCATCATCTGCTATAAGTATTTTCTTTTGCATTTTAATCCATCCGTTCCTTTTGGCTCTAGTTTATTTTTTATCCGAAATAACTGAAGGCAATACAATAATAAATTTACTTCCTTTATCTTTATTATTTTCCGCCCATATTTTTCCCTGATGCTGGGTTATAACTTCCCGCGCAATGGAAAGGCCTATCCCTAAGCCCCTGCTTATTTCAAACTCGTCTTTTTTTATCTGCCTGAATTTTTCGAAAATAACTTCCAGGTTTATCGGGTCTATGCCGACTCCCGTATCAGAAATAGAAATCCTGGTTTTCCCCTTGTCCAATTGGCTGATTATTTTTATTTCGCCGCCAATTTGATTGAATTTAACGGCATTCATTAAAATATTGCTTATTACTTGTTCCAGCCGGTCTTTGTTGCCATAAACCAGCAGAGGATCTTTATCAAATTCAAAACTTACTTTTAAATCTTTTTCTCTTGCTAAAACTGCCATTTTATTTATCGTTTCTTTTATTGAATCATTTATATTCAGGTTTATTTTCTTAATCTCAGCTTTACCCGCCTCAAGTTTCGAAAGGTCCAGAAGGTTGTTTATAAGGTTGATTAATTGTTCTGAGTTTTTATTTACTTCATTCAGCCATTTAATATAAACGCCGTCTAACGGGCCAAAAACACCATCCATCAAATTTTTAACAGTCCAGCTTATTACAGTAAGCGGAGTACGTAATTCATGGGATACGGTTGCTATGAATTCGGTTTTAAGCTTATTGAGTTCAGCCAGGTGTTCATAGACCTGCTGCGCATTTTCGATGGCTACGCCTGCATCTTCCGCAAAAAGTTTCAGGAGTTCCAGGTCCGTATGGCCGAAAATATGCGGAGAAGTCGTCGTATTGACATTTATCACGCCGACTATTTTATCTTTTATCTTTATCGGCACGCAAAGCGCTGATTTTACTTCAGGCCTTAAAGCGATATTTTTAAACCTGGTGTCTTTCTTGACTTCCCCCACCAATAGAAGCGGCTCATTATGCTCAACCACCCAGCCGGAAACACTTTCTCCGACTTTAACATTTTTCGCTTTAATAATATCGCCTTTTAAGGCAAATTCAACTTTTACTTCAAGTTCCTGGGTCCTTTCATTAAGCATCATCACTGTGCCGGAATCGCCCCTGACAATCCCGCAGGCAAATTCTAGGATAAGATGAAGCACCCGGTCCACATTCATTAAAGAACTTATGGCTATAATTGCGCGGTATAATTTTTTTATTATTTGAAGCCCGTAAATTTCAGAAGAGAGCCTCCGGTATTCAAGGCTCCTTTTGACAATCGATTTCAGTTCTTCTTTCGAAAATGGTTTTGAAATATAATCCTGGGCTCCCAATCTCATCGATTCAACAGCTTTTTGAATCGTCCCCTGCCCGCTGATGACAATAATGTTAAGGTCGCTATATTCCCTTTTTATCCTGCTGAGCAATTCAAGGCCGTCCATGTCAGGTAACTCGATATCCACGAGGGCCAGGTCGTAGCTGTTGTTCTTAAGACAGTTTAAAGCCATCTCGCCTGAAGAAGATATATCAAAACTGTATTCTTCAGTTGAAAGCACTGATTTACAGGATGAAATTATTGATTTGTCGCTGTCAACTATAAGAATTCTTTCACTAAGCACACGGGTTTCCTTTTTGTCGCAGAAATGACAGCTAAAAACACCGACAATGGATAATACACCATTTTCGAGAAAAAATCAAGGGTTTTGTTTGATTTGGGTTTTAGCAAATTCCAGGTTCGCCCGGCTAAAAGGGTTAAACGGGTTAATACTAGCCGCTTCGATTAGCATTTCCCGGGCTTTTTTGAAATTCTTTTTGTTTAAATAGAGCTCCCCCAACAATTCATACGGCGAGACATAATTGGGATTTTTATCTATACAGGCCGTTAAGGCGGCCTCGGCATCGTCTATTTTGCCTAAAGACAGCAGGGTTCTGCTTTTTTTATATAAGACTACGGGGTTGAAAGGTTCAAGTGCCAGAGCTTTGTTATATTGTATAAGAGCCACTTCAAAATTATTATTTTTTTTGAACCTATCCCCCAATCTCACATAATCTCTCGCGTTAACCCCCACAAATTCGTCCACTTCATTATACTTTTTCCAGCGGATTTTGTCGGAAACGGCTCCGGCAGTTTTTTGTATTGAAAGTTTTCTGATATTTTTTTGCCAGAGCTTTTCAAATTTATCTATGCTGCAGCCCAGCACGTTTTTAAACGCTTTTTCTTCCGAGTTATCCCCGATGCCCATATTCTGGAGTAATTTCACGATTTTTTCAGGATAATTCTTGTTCATAAAATCTATGGAATTGGAAACCTCAATAAAAGCCAGGTTCACTTCATCCTGGTCTTTCAAATAAACCATTGAAGGCGCCATTCGGGAAAAAGGTATCAATTTATTTTGTTTTATAGCGTCAGCAAAAACGTTGGCGTTGCCTGAAGTCATATATTGCGGCGGGTCTTTTCGCCAGGAAGTGTCATAGTAACGCGCAATTCCTTCGTGCAGCCAGAGCGGGCAGCCGGCATTTGAAACCCGGTTAATGATAAAATGCGTATACTCATGGCAGATGGTATCAATCCACCGGTAACCCTGGGGCAGGGTTGAAGGCGACGCCAGCATAAGCCTGTTGAATTTGCATATTCCTATGGCTCCGGATCTTTCAACGGTTTCATCGCCAAGGGTAGAAGCAAAAGCGAAACTTTCCCTTGAAGGATAGACTTCAATAAGAACCTTGTCCTGCGGAAAGCAGTTAAAAATTTTGCCTATATGCTGATATATTGTTTCAAGATTTTCTTCCAGGTAAGGTTTTAATATTAAATCATTGTCCGTAAGGCGCACCTTGAAATGGCCTATTTCATATTCCTTAAAGTCTTTAGCGTAATTGCGCAGGCCTGCCAGGTATTCAGGGGTTTCCTGGGCAAATATATTGAAATGAAGGATCATGAAAGATAAAAAGAATATCAATTTTTTCATTCTGTCAGCTTCTTATAATATTGTTTTATAACCTGTTCATAGGTTTGAGGGTATTTCTCTTTTAAAGCTTTTATAAGTTCTTCCCTGTATTCTTTAGGCGGGAGGTAATCATTTATATCAGGCAGTTCTACAGCTCCGGATTTAACTCCCGCGTTGCCCCCGGACATATTGCTTTTGCGCTGCATCGGCATAGCCATCGGTTTATTGAACTTTGACACCATCATGCTGATGCTTTCACCGGCAGAGTTCATTGACTCTCCGCTCCCGGTAAGACAGTCGAGGGCTTTCTGCTCGCTTTGCAGGGCTTCCTTTGATTTTGAGCCGTTAAGATTGCTTTCTGCATTTGTCATTTCATGCGCAGCCCTGCGCAGGTTATAGGAAATCTCAGGAGTAATAGCGGCGCTTTTGCGGGAGAGGTCCTGGATGTTTCTGTCCAAATCCAGCGCGCGATTTTTCAGTTTGTTTTGTTTTTCAGAAATATTGCGCATCTGAGCTTTTTCGGGTTCGGAAAAATCCGGCTGAATTTCTGATTCTAAAGTTTTCAAAATTTCCTGCTCGGAATGTTTTATTTCGATTGTGCCTGTTTTTATTTTTGAATAGCCGTTCCATAATTCAGTTTGATTTGTAGAAATCTTGGTTGAATACCCCTCTACTAACTGTCCGCAGGAATCAACCGCTGCGATTATATCTTTCAGCCATTCTTTTGATTTAACAATACGTTTAATTGACAGTTCCTTGTATACTTTTTCCATGGGCCCGATGCAATCCGGCATTTGGAACCTGTAATTTCCGTTTATAACCGGCAAATTTATTTTCCCGCTTAAATCAATCATCCTGTGCGTGTTATTTATCGCTTCTCTCTGCAATGCAGCCAGTTTTTCAAGAATTTTTTCCTGCTCTTTGGAAATTTTGTCCTGGCGGATATTTTCCATCGATTGGGTGTCATTTATGACCTGTTTCTGCTGTGAAATTATTTCACCCAGCTCAAGAGTGCTTTTTCGCACCTGCTCGTCCATCTTTTTGTCCGCAGAACCAAATCCCACGGAATTGCTGGCGTCCTGCATGGTTTTAAGCATTTTCTGCATCTGTTTCAATAGGTTTTGCACCTCTTTAAGGGCCTGCTCCATATTGTTTTTACTCAAAGCGTCCCTGATATTGTCAGCGGAATTCTGCATCTGCTGGGTATTAATATCCTTTACGGCCTGCTGGTTAATAAATTCTTCAGGCAGTTCCTGCGGCATTTTCTTCATCAATTCATTCATTTTGTCCATTGTTTCTTTTATTGCGTCAAGCGCTTCGTTGAGTTTTTTCATATTTTCGGAGTTCTGGGGGGACTGCAGCCCCTTTTCCAAACCCTGAGCCAAATCATTGAGTTTATTGCCTGAATTGATAAGGTCTTCCATTTTTTGGTACTGAAGCACATCTTCTGCGATCAGATTCATTTTTTCGAGATTTTTAATTATGTCTTCCATTGTGTTCTTTGCTGAAGGATAATCTTTTTGTGAAAGGGAATTCTGCGCATTGGGCATCTGGTTTTTTGAAAGCTGTTCCAAAGATTCGCTTAAAGCCTTATGTTCCTGGTATATCTGGTAATTTGTATAGGGGTCATTTTCCATTTTATCAAGTATTTCTTTCAGGTTTTCATTTACGTCGTTAGTATGCTTCTTTATGTTTTCCTGGCTGTCCATTAACTCCTTATTCTGTTCAGGAGTGAGTTTCTGCGCCTGGTCATTGAGCAGTTTACAAAGTTTTTCTTTTGTGCTTATCTGCTCGCCCAGGACGTTAAGCATATCTTCGCGGAATTTTTTTAACCCTTCCTCAACCTTTGCGTGCTCGGTTTCATAATTATAAATTTCCAGGGTATATATGTCCGACAGGGAAGATTTCGGGCCGGTAATCGTATCATTGTCATATACTTTGAGAAAATAAGAAATTATGTCTCCTGGTTTTACGTCAATTTCCGATAAAGCCCATTCATATTCATCCGTGAGTTCATTCTTTACCGAATTTAATCTTTTAATTTCCATGGATTTTTCCGGCGTTTTGTTTGCTATCCCCAAATTTTTTACGGACCACCTTAATTCAATATTTGAAACGCCAAAATCATCCTCGGCTTTATAAACTATTTTTGGTTTAGCATCCTGTGCTACGAGAAGGTCTGCAGCCGGGGAAAGAATAGTTATCCTTGGCTCTCTGTCTTTGGTAATGAATAGAGGATAATGCGCCGGAGACGGGTCAATAACACCGTCCTCAGGTATAAGCTCAAACCAGCATTCCCCGTCTTTTTCTATAATAAGCTCTCCCTTTATTTTGTTTCCGGAACTAATTCTTAAAGGTATTTTTCTTCCGTAATTGGCCAGTAAAGCTGCATTTTTTAAGGTTTTATTTGCAGCAGCGCTAAACTCTATCCTGGCGCCTAGAAGCAGGGGCCTGTCGCCGAACATTTTGCCCTCTTTACTGGTCATCCCCGTGTAGGAAGGAAAATAGTACGTAATATGGAAATCGCCCAGTTTAGGCAAAGGTACCGGCACAACAGAATAATTGGAGCTTCTCAACGCTTTCCATTTTATGTAATAATTTACCTTTGAAATCAGGTGGATTTTATCGGAAACAAACCTGTGCTGGGATTGGTTCATTTTTGCCTGCAGCCAATCGGAATTGTTCATTCTTATAAATAATTGCGGCTGGTATGAAGAATTTTCCGGAATAACTGCCGAAATTTCGAAATCGCTTCCTAACGGCAGGCTGGCATTTCCCGGGAACACTTTAACATACTTGTCAAACTCTATTGAGTTATAAGGCATAATAAACTTTAGTGAATTATCTCTTAGTATTTCCGGAGTTTTCAGCCAAAAAGAACATATTATAAGGGCCAGCGCAATCAGCGAAGAACCAAACCAGGATAAATCCTTAAAATTAATTATTTTTCTCAATTGAACCGGGTTTAGTGCCCTGCTGGTAGAGGCAATAAATTCTTCGGACAACTCAACCGAAATTCCCATCGATTCTGCCTGCGGAAGTTTGTCTTTTATCTGCCAGGCATTTAAATAACTGTCTTTCAAAAATGGAATTTTATTCTGTATTTCCAGTATGATTTCTTCCGGCTTTATTTTAGCCATTGCAAAACCGCGCAGTATGGTAAATATACAAAGCGCTAAAAATATGTACCAAAAAACATAATTGAATGCTTGCGCTAAAGGCAGGCAGTAATCAAGAAACGAGAGGTAAACAAGGCTGGATACACTGACTACGATGAAAAAAAGGGCATGCTCGCATAATATGTAAGTATTTCTTCTTTTTTTGACTGCTTGAAGGAAAGAATTCAGGTTATCGGCCATCAAATGATTGTTTTGATAAACCTGGCTATGTCCTGGGAAGCAAAAGGTTTGCTGTATTGCTGTATTTTGGATTGCATGTCATATACGGTTTTAGGATTTGAAATTATGTTATCCAAAAGGCCCGCTATTTTTTCATATTTTTCTTCAACAAAACCAAAACCATGTTTTTTTAGCAGCATTGCATTTCCCCTTTCCTGGCCGGGGGTGAAAACCGGAATAAAAACCGGCTTGCCGCAGGCAAGGGTTTCCATCACAATAGCTCCTCCGCATTTAGAAATTACCAGGTCACAGGATCTGATAAAATCCGGCATTTTGTCAGTCCAGCCGATTACTTTTGTCGGATGTTCGAAAGTTTTTTTAGCAAGCTCGTCATAAATTACTTTATATTTCCCGGTGATTATAATCACCTGAAAATTCTTGCTTTTCGAACCTGCAAGATACTCAATTATCCGGATAAATTTCTTCACATCTCCCAGGCCTACAACAAAAAGCAGAGTGAGCATTTTCGGGTTCAGTTCCAAACTGCGTAAAAAAGCGTCCCGGTCCAGGGGTTTTCCCAGGTCAGGATTTACAGGGAAACCGGTAATGCGTATTTTTTCTGCGGGAACTTTATATTTATTTATCATGAGTTCTTTGGATTCACTGTCGCAAACCATGTAATTCATTGTGTTTTCGCTTACCCAGGTCCTGTGTATTTCGGTGGAATCCGTTACTATGCATATATATCTCAACGCTTTTTCTTTAGAATTTTTTCTTGTTTTATTGTAAAGGTCAATTATGAAATTCCAATAAGGATGCGAAGTGACGCACAAGTCGGGTTTTTCGGCGTCAAAGATATCAAACATATTTTTAAAAAACTTCGGGAAAATGTTAGTAAAATAGAAATGGGCAAGCTGCCCGTTTGAAATATCAAATATAAAATCCCAGACATGCGGTTTTTCCATCGTCCAGTTATAAATCTTTTCAAAAATATGGATGCGCCCTTCTTTTGAATTAACTTTAAGAAAGTCAACTATCTTCGTTTCAATTTCATCCTTGAAAAGTTCATTTAATGATTTTTGAACAAATTTGCTTGCTGTGCCATGCCCCGTGCCGTAACTGGCAGTAAGCAATAGAACTTTTTTCGACATTTACCCCTCCGGAATGATTTAATTAAAAATTAACCTTTTTTGATACTTTAAAAGGCAATTCCTCTTTGGATTCAAGGTAAAACCTTACCACAATTTCCATTACCAGGCCTAACAGCAAACAAATAACGCTGACAGACCATAACAGGAACCCTATAAAAAACAAAGGGCTTAACCAGTCGCCTTGAAAAAAGAATTTCCTTACTATTACAAAACCATTTATAACGAACCCTGCCAAAAACAAAAATAGCGCTATTCCCCCGAAAATGTAAATGGGCCGGGTTAGATAAGAAAGCAGGAATTTAATCACCAGCAAGTCAAGCACAACTTTAAGGGTCCTGTTAATCCCATATTTTGATTTGCCGTGTATTCTTTTTCTGTGATTGACTACAACTTCCGTTACTTTTGCGCCCTGCCAATAGCAATAAGCAGGCAACAGGCGGTGCATTTCACCGTAAATAGCGTATTTTCCCAAAACTTCCCGTTCATAGGCTTTTAAAGTACAGCCAAAATCATGTATTTTCAAACCTGTAAAATATGAGATTATCGAATTAGCCACCAAACTTGGAAACTTTCTGGTAATCAGTTTATCCTGCCGGTTTTTTCTCCAGCCGCTGACTACATCATAACCCTCTTCTATTAATTCAAGCAAAAGAGGTATGTCCCTCGGGTCATTTTGGAGGTCGCCGTCCATAAGCACAATAATATTTCCGTTTGAATTGCGTATACCCATGGATATAGCGGCAGTCTGGCCGTAATTTTTACTGAACCGTATCAATTTAATTTTCTTGTCTTCTTTCGCAATTTCATCCAGAACATCGCAGGTTCTATCCTTTGACGAGTCATCTACAAATACAACATCGGTTTTATAATCAATTTTTTCAATAACTTCCTTCAATTCAAGATAAAGCCGTTTAATGTTATCTTCTTCGTTGTAGACAGGAATTATAATACTTAGAGTTTTTCCCATTTATTGCACCTCTTTTCATTATGCATTATAGCATTTTTAATATTAGTGTGTTAAATCTCTTAATTTCTTCAAGCCTGCCGGTTTGTCAGTGAGGTCATATACAAAAACAGAATCTGCAATTACTTTATTATAATCCCTTTAGCCTGCGGATTATCCACTCAATTGCCAGCAATAAAAATATAACAAAATAAAAACCCGGGAACAAGGCTAATGACAATTGCTTCTTAATAACCGGGTGAATATTCTTACCTACAGCCTGATTCATATCATTTATAGAAAAATCATCCAATGTTGAAGCAATGCCTTTTGTATTTAAAGCTATCTCTTTCATCAATTTGTCGTTGACCTGCAAATCATAATCCTCGGTATTGGCATCAGCCATAACAATCACTGATCTTTTATCTTCTGAAATCATAGAACCTTTTAAGGCGCCTGTGGTTTTTATCTGCGCTTTAATTTCATATTTGCCGGTAGTTGACGGCGTAAAGCGGCCGACCCACCCTTCAGGAACTTTAGTCAGGTTTTCTATCTGTGTCAATCTGGATAACGGGTCAGCCAGCGTTACAACAGGTACAGATTTTTTTAGCTTTTCGCTGAGTATAATCAGCTTAAACTTGATCTCTTCGTCAGGAATATACTTTTTTTGCTCAACAGAAATCCTGAATTCCCTGGTTTGCTCGCTTCCGCTCAACCAGTAAAGAACATTTTCCCAGAATTTAGTGTATTGTGAGCCGCTCTTGCCTTCCTGCGCTTTGCCCAGCAACCAGCGCCAGGTAGTATTAATGCCCATTGCCATGCTTCTGCCTTTTCCTATTTCCTGCACAGCCATACAAACTGCATTTTGCCCGTCCAGTTTTAAATAGGGATTGACTGCAAGTACAGTTGAACCGGGCTTTGCCCTTAAACGCTGGCACCCGTCAAGCTCAGGCAGGGCTGACCAGGCCTGGTCCAGGCTGGGTTGATCATCTGTAATATTTACAATGGGGTGGTTGTAATTTGCCAGTTTTATTTTAAACAAACCTTCTTCAAAAGGCTCGGACGGGTCATCCATAATTACAGGAATAACTTCTTCCATCCGGGTATTTTTATAACTTCCTTTTCCGAAGGCGCTATTTCCCCCAATCATTAAAAACCCGCCGTTTTTTTCTTTAACGAACCTGTTTATGTTTATCATGTATTCTGAAGGAATATAAAACTTTGCGGAATTAAAGTTTTCCAAAATAAAAACATCGAAATCATATAAATCGCGCGTAAATATTTCCCTCTCAGGGAAAGGAATCAGCGAGAGCTGTTCGTCCGGCACTACTGCCACATCTTCCGGGTTGCGCAGGATTACAAAAGAAACGAGTTCAAAGGAAGGGTTTGATTTAATAAAATGCCTTAAATAATAATATTCCGGGCTGGGCTGGCCGCAGATATAAAGCACGCGGATTTTTTCCCTTATGGTTTCGATATTAAATTCTTTGTGATTGTTTGAAAGGACTGTTTCTTCGGGCAGCGGTTCAAGCTCTATCGAATAAGTTTCAAGGCCGATTTTAGCGGAAGTAAAGTCAAAACTGACTTCCTGGTAAGAGCCGTCGATTGTTTTGCGCTTTGAAGCCAGTATTTCCTTGCCCTTTTTTAGGTAGATTTTGACTTCTCTTCCCTGAAAACCGCTGCTATAGAAACCTACTGTTATTTGCGTCGGCACATTTTTAAATACGAAACCTGCGGTTTTAATATCAATTAAAACAAGGTCTTTGGGCGCGTCAGGCTCGTCCGGATACAGTCCTATTACGGGTACTTTGATGGAACTATATACGTTCTTAATGTTTTTATCCGAGTTATTAATGCCATCCGATAAAAGCATAACAGCGTCATAATTATTGCTGGCGCATACATTGTCCAATGCGGCTGTGATGTCTGTAGCCGTGCCCCTGGCCTCAAGGTTTTTCAGCTCAATATCTTTAATTGAACCTGTGTTCTTTGAGAACTGGTAGAAATCAGTGATGAAATATTTTTGAATAAGCGAAAGGTTTTTATTGAAGAATTTTTTTACTGCGCCTATTCTTCCTGAGAAGCCCATACTGCGCGAAGTATCTACAAGCACGGCAATGCGGGGTTTGGTTTTGTTTTCGTAAAAAAGCAGCGTGGGTTCGAAAATAAGGAATATTAACGTCAGCAGCGACAACAGCCTCAGCGCTATCAGCAGGTATTTTATTGTTGTTTTTTTTCTGGCTATCACTATACAACTGATAACAAAAACTAAAACCATCAAAAAAACAGTTATAAAGCCCG is from Elusimicrobiota bacterium and encodes:
- a CDS encoding CpXC domain-containing protein, producing MSLTVFEEVKCPCGETFRTEVVSSINVQQNPEMRDLLLGGEINILKCPACGDFFYVEHFILYIDTPNELIAFVYPGENEKDRETYEMKMLEDFVTAQDALEPGQKINYTPVLIFGLDSLVDLLNYEDRRKDEVDVVKFVCKTNSIDQIKLKIAQAREVNLPEVLPSFGGLTNTEKISKEAVIAGINKVLALSPGLKIYKEILKRIAGETDWDIKKLLKVA
- a CDS encoding response regulator — encoded protein: MQKKILIADDEQILVEILKARLERNYTVITANNGEEALKQISLEKPDLLILDLLMPKKTGYNVLSEIVTEGIYVEKVPKVIILSARGKEIDGGLGQRLGADAYFVKPFQLSELEAKIADLLKD
- a CDS encoding hybrid sensor histidine kinase/response regulator, translating into MLSERILIVDSDKSIISSCKSVLSTEEYSFDISSSGEMALNCLKNNSYDLALVDIELPDMDGLELLSRIKREYSDLNIIVISGQGTIQKAVESMRLGAQDYISKPFSKEELKSIVKRSLEYRRLSSEIYGLQIIKKLYRAIIAISSLMNVDRVLHLILEFACGIVRGDSGTVMMLNERTQELEVKVEFALKGDIIKAKNVKVGESVSGWVVEHNEPLLLVGEVKKDTRFKNIALRPEVKSALCVPIKIKDKIVGVINVNTTTSPHIFGHTDLELLKLFAEDAGVAIENAQQVYEHLAELNKLKTEFIATVSHELRTPLTVISWTVKNLMDGVFGPLDGVYIKWLNEVNKNSEQLINLINNLLDLSKLEAGKAEIKKINLNINDSIKETINKMAVLAREKDLKVSFEFDKDPLLVYGNKDRLEQVISNILMNAVKFNQIGGEIKIISQLDKGKTRISISDTGVGIDPINLEVIFEKFRQIKKDEFEISRGLGIGLSIAREVITQHQGKIWAENNKDKGSKFIIVLPSVISDKK
- a CDS encoding tetratricopeptide repeat protein, with product MKKLIFFLSFMILHFNIFAQETPEYLAGLRNYAKDFKEYEIGHFKVRLTDNDLILKPYLEENLETIYQHIGKIFNCFPQDKVLIEVYPSRESFAFASTLGDETVERSGAIGICKFNRLMLASPSTLPQGYRWIDTICHEYTHFIINRVSNAGCPLWLHEGIARYYDTSWRKDPPQYMTSGNANVFADAIKQNKLIPFSRMAPSMVYLKDQDEVNLAFIEVSNSIDFMNKNYPEKIVKLLQNMGIGDNSEEKAFKNVLGCSIDKFEKLWQKNIRKLSIQKTAGAVSDKIRWKKYNEVDEFVGVNARDYVRLGDRFKKNNNFEVALIQYNKALALEPFNPVVLYKKSRTLLSLGKIDDAEAALTACIDKNPNYVSPYELLGELYLNKKNFKKAREMLIEAASINPFNPFSRANLEFAKTQIKQNP
- a CDS encoding DUF4175 family protein, yielding MADNLNSFLQAVKKRRNTYILCEHALFFIVVSVSSLVYLSFLDYCLPLAQAFNYVFWYIFLALCIFTILRGFAMAKIKPEEIILEIQNKIPFLKDSYLNAWQIKDKLPQAESMGISVELSEEFIASTSRALNPVQLRKIINFKDLSWFGSSLIALALIICSFWLKTPEILRDNSLKFIMPYNSIEFDKYVKVFPGNASLPLGSDFEISAVIPENSSYQPQLFIRMNNSDWLQAKMNQSQHRFVSDKIHLISKVNYYIKWKALRSSNYSVVPVPLPKLGDFHITYYFPSYTGMTSKEGKMFGDRPLLLGARIEFSAAANKTLKNAALLANYGRKIPLRISSGNKIKGELIIEKDGECWFELIPEDGVIDPSPAHYPLFITKDREPRITILSPAADLLVAQDAKPKIVYKAEDDFGVSNIELRWSVKNLGIANKTPEKSMEIKRLNSVKNELTDEYEWALSEIDVKPGDIISYFLKVYDNDTITGPKSSLSDIYTLEIYNYETEHAKVEEGLKKFREDMLNVLGEQISTKEKLCKLLNDQAQKLTPEQNKELMDSQENIKKHTNDVNENLKEILDKMENDPYTNYQIYQEHKALSESLEQLSKNQMPNAQNSLSQKDYPSAKNTMEDIIKNLEKMNLIAEDVLQYQKMEDLINSGNKLNDLAQGLEKGLQSPQNSENMKKLNEALDAIKETMDKMNELMKKMPQELPEEFINQQAVKDINTQQMQNSADNIRDALSKNNMEQALKEVQNLLKQMQKMLKTMQDASNSVGFGSADKKMDEQVRKSTLELGEIISQQKQVINDTQSMENIRQDKISKEQEKILEKLAALQREAINNTHRMIDLSGKINLPVINGNYRFQMPDCIGPMEKVYKELSIKRIVKSKEWLKDIIAAVDSCGQLVEGYSTKISTNQTELWNGYSKIKTGTIEIKHSEQEILKTLESEIQPDFSEPEKAQMRNISEKQNKLKNRALDLDRNIQDLSRKSAAITPEISYNLRRAAHEMTNAESNLNGSKSKEALQSEQKALDCLTGSGESMNSAGESISMMVSKFNKPMAMPMQRKSNMSGGNAGVKSGAVELPDINDYLPPKEYREELIKALKEKYPQTYEQVIKQYYKKLTE
- a CDS encoding glycosyltransferase — translated: MSKKVLLLTASYGTGHGTASKFVQKSLNELFKDEIETKIVDFLKVNSKEGRIHIFEKIYNWTMEKPHVWDFIFDISNGQLAHFYFTNIFPKFFKNMFDIFDAEKPDLCVTSHPYWNFIIDLYNKTRKNSKEKALRYICIVTDSTEIHRTWVSENTMNYMVCDSESKELMINKYKVPAEKIRITGFPVNPDLGKPLDRDAFLRSLELNPKMLTLLFVVGLGDVKKFIRIIEYLAGSKSKNFQVIIITGKYKVIYDELAKKTFEHPTKVIGWTDKMPDFIRSCDLVISKCGGAIVMETLACGKPVFIPVFTPGQERGNAMLLKKHGFGFVEEKYEKIAGLLDNIISNPKTVYDMQSKIQQYSKPFASQDIARFIKTII
- a CDS encoding glycosyltransferase family 2 protein; this encodes MGKTLSIIIPVYNEEDNIKRLYLELKEVIEKIDYKTDVVFVDDSSKDRTCDVLDEIAKEDKKIKLIRFSKNYGQTAAISMGIRNSNGNIIVLMDGDLQNDPRDIPLLLELIEEGYDVVSGWRKNRQDKLITRKFPSLVANSIISYFTGLKIHDFGCTLKAYEREVLGKYAIYGEMHRLLPAYCYWQGAKVTEVVVNHRKRIHGKSKYGINRTLKVVLDLLVIKFLLSYLTRPIYIFGGIALFLFLAGFVINGFVIVRKFFFQGDWLSPLFFIGFLLWSVSVICLLLGLVMEIVVRFYLESKEELPFKVSKKVNF